The genomic stretch GGCAGCATATCTGGTCGCGACCGTGACCATCACCGATCCCGCGCCGTTCGCCGAATATGCCCGCGGCATCGCCGGCCTTGCCGAGCGTTTTGGCGGCGAAGCGGTGGTAAAGGGCATCGTCACCGATTTCGTCGAGGGCAGCGGCGACCCGCAGGAGCGCGTGGTGGTAACGCGCTTCCCCGATATGGCATCGGCGCGCGGATATCTCGATTCGCCCGAATATGGCGCGGCAAAGGCGCATCGCGAAGGCGCGGCGACCGCGACCATTCGGCTTATCGACGCGCCCGCCTGACGCTCACGCGGCCTTGTCCAGCCGGGCAAGGTCATCGGATATGGCGCGCGCCGCCGCGCGGAGCGGCTCGACGAACTGCTGGACGGCATTGTCCATCTTGGTCGCCGCAGCGAAGAACGCCAGCGTCAGCGCGCCCGCCACCCGGCCTTCATCGAACAGCGGCACCGCGATCGACGAGGTCTTGCCCGGATTGTGCGTGAACTGGTTGTTGCCGCGCGTGGCATAGCCCTGGCTGCGGATCTGTTCGGCCAGCCCCTCATGCTCCAGCAGGTGGATGATGTGCCGCGAGCGATCGCGGTCCATAAGCTTGAGCGTGTGGAGGATGCTCGCCCTTTCCTCGCCCGGCATGTGCGAGAGATAGACGAGCCCCGACGCGCATTCGAGCACCGGCAGCGCGTAGCCGGGATAATAGTTGCTGAAGGTCAGCGCGGTCAGCGCGTGCGTCGAATCGCGGATCACCATCGAATTGCCGACATGCGTCGAAATCGACACCGGCCACCCCATCGATCGGGTGAGGTCGACCAGATGCGCGCGCGCGGTCTTCACCAGATGCGCGTGCCCCTGGAAACCATGCGCGAGCGTCTGGGTGAGCGCGGTGGGGCGATAGCGTTTGCGCGACGGCTCGCGCTCGATCAGCCCTTCGTGCAACAGCGTCTGCACGATGCGGCACGCGGTCGGGTACGGCACCTCCGACGTGCGCGCGATTTCCATCATCGACAGCGACTGTCCGCGATTGATCGCCTGGAGCACGGCAATGCCCCTGCTCAACGATCGGATAGGAACGCCTTTTTCCATGCCCGGATCATGCCCCTTTTCGACGATCGCCCTCCGTTTTTTGTCGGAATGACCGCCAGGCGATCAAACAGCGAGAGAATGCGACGTTTTACAAGTGCAACGGAAAGCGCCGCGGTTGCGTCGCACGCATGAAGGCGGGGCGAATCAGCTTTGGCTCAGCCAGTCGATCACGACCTGCACCGATTCGACATCGGCATATTTGAGCTGGAGGTCGGTGAGGTTTGCGTAGTGGAAGCTCGCATGGCGATCGGCGCAGGTCTCGATCGGGACGATCGTGCGATAGCCGCGGCTGAGCGAATCGACCGCAGTCGCGCGGATGCAGCCCGAAGTCGAGCCGCCGGTGATGACCACGGTATCGACCTGGTGCCGCACCAGCAGGCTGGGCAGCGGCGTTTCGAAAAAGGCCGAGGGCATGCGCTTGTCGTAGATCACGTCGCTCGACGGATCGATTTCGCACCGCTCGTCGAAATCGTGGCGCCGCGATCCGTAGCGGATGTTCTGCACGCTTTCGGGGGTGGTCGTCCGTTCCTTCCAGATGCCGGCATCGGCGGCGTTGCCCATATAGGCGACGTGCGTCCAGATCACCGGCATCCCCCGATCGCGCGCCAGCCCTGAAATCCGGTTCACATATTCAATCTGGCGCGGGTCCGCCTCGAACGCGGTCGGAAATTCGTCGATGCGGGTATAGGCGTTCTGGAAGTCGATGTTGATGACCGCCAGCTTGTTGCCGAAGCCGAAGCGCGGGCGTGCGGGGTCGGCCATTACCTGTTCGAAAATCTGCCGCGCGGTCAGATCGTTCTCTACCATTTTCGTCCCGATCGTCGCCATAACGCCTGCTACTCCATTCAACCGGTCGGTGATGCGGCGCGGGGCGGGCTTCGCAACGGTGCGGCGCCGTTTGACCGCTCCACGATCACTTTCGAGCACAGTTGCGGTCGTGGCGGTGGGCGCGGCTACGCTTGGAGACCCAATTCGACCGAGGACCGCCATGCCCCTTCCCCGCCGCGGCTATGCCGATGGACCGTTCGGCCAAATCCATTATCGCCGCCTGGGCAGCGGCGCGCCGATCGTGCTGCTCCATCAGGCGCCGATGACGTCGAACCAGTTCGACTTCGTCTATCCCGAACTGGCGGCGCGCGGGTTCGAGGCGATCGGCATCGACATGCCCGGGTTCGGCATGTCCGACGAAGTCGGCGGCGCGCCCACGGTCGAGGATTATGCCGCGGTCGTGCCCGCAGTGCTCGACGCACTGGGCATCGCCACCGCCACGGTCGGCGGGCACCATACCGGCGCGCTGGTCTCGGCGGAGGCGGCGGTGCGCTTTCCGGATCGGGTGCGTGCGGTGGTGCTCAACGGCCCGGCGCTGTTCGACGATGCCGATCGCGCGGGCTTCCAGACCGGGCTGCACCAACGCGAGCTGGGTCTCGTCCCCGCCCCGGGCGCGGCGCACATGGTGGACATCTTCAACACCCGCGATCGGCTCGCGGCGGGCACGGTGTCGGTCGATCGGCTGAGCGAGTATGTCGTGCAGGCGCTGGTCGGCCAGTCGCCCTATTGGCACGGCCACCACGCCGCGTTCCACTATCGGATGGAGCCCACGCTGCTGGCGATCCGCCAGCCCACGCTGATCCTGACCAACACCGGCGACATGATCCACGACCACGCCCACCGCGCCCGCGCGCTCCGGCCTGATTTCGCGTGGCATTCGCTGGAAGGCGGCGGCATCGACATTGTCGACCAGCAGCCGGCCGCCTGGGCCGACGCCGTCGCCGCCTTTCTTGCCAGCGTGCCTTAAAGCTTCACGGTGATCGCCTTGGTTTCCAGATAGAGGTCCAGCCCCTCGCGCCCGAATTCGCGGCCCCATCCCGATTGCTTGAACCCGCCGAACGGGATGTTCGAGCCCACCGCGCCATGGCAGTTGACCGAGACATGCCCCGATCGGATGCGCGACGCCATCCGGTGCGCAGTGGACAGGTCGCGGGTCCAGACGCTGCCCGACAGGCCGAAGACGCTGTCATTCGCCTGGCGCGCGATCGCGTCCAGATCGTCGGTGCCGAAGCGCTGGATCGCCATCACCGGGCCAAAGACTTCTTCCCGCACCACGCGCATCGCCGGGGTCGTGTCGGTGAAGATCGTCGGCGCGACGAAATGCCCCGGCCCCTCGACTCGCGTTCCGCCCGCAACCAGCGTCGCGCCCTCGCCCGGCGCCTCGTCGATGAACGCCTCGACGCGCGCGCGCTGCTTCGCCGAGATCAGCGGGCCGACCTGCGTCGCCGGGTCCATCCCGTGCCCCATCGCCATCCCGCCGACGAAATCGGCGAGCCCGGCGACGAAGCGGTCATGGATGCGCTCGTGTACGAAGATGCGAGTCCCGGCCATGCAGTTCTGACCCTGGAGGAAGAAGGTCGCCATCGCGACGCCGGGGATCGCCAGGTCCATGTCGGCATCGTCGAACACCACTACCGGCGATTTGCCGCCCAGTTCGAGCGACAGCTTCTTCAGCGTGTCCGCCGCCGCGCGGATGATGATCTTGCCCACTTCGGTCGATCCGGTGAAGGCGATCTTGTCGACATCGGGATGCGTGACCAGCGCCGCGCCCGCCACCGCACCATCGCCATTGACGATATTGACCACCCCTTCCGGAAACCCCGCCTCCAGCACCAGCCGCCCGAGCAGCAGCGCGGAGAGCGGCGTTTCCTCCGCAGGCTTCAACACCACCGTACAGCCCGCCGCCAGCGCCGGCGCCAGCTTCAGGCACGCCATCGACAGCGGCACGTTCCACGGCACGATCTGCCCGACCACGCCGATCGCCTCGCGCGTGGTATAGGTCAGCGCCTCGCCCATCGCGCGGACATGCGCGGGCGGCTCGGTGGTGATCCCCTCGATCCGCTCGGCCCAACCGGCATAATAGTCGAACATCTCAACGGCGTTGCGCACGGTCAGGTCGGCGATGAAGCGCGGCATCCCGTTGTCGAGCACGTCGAGTTCGGCCAGCACGACCGCGTTCGCCTCGACCAGCAAGGCCAGCCTGCGCAGCAGCCGCGCGCGCTCGAACCCCGACAGCCGCGACCACGGCCCCTCGAACGCACGCCGCGCCGCCGTAACCGCCAGGTCCACATCCCGCGCCCCGCCCATCGCCACATCCGCCAGCAGCGCGCCGGTCGCGGGATCGTGCGTCGCCAGCGTCGCGCCATCCTCCGCCGCGCGCGCGGTGCCGCCGATCAGCAGGTCGAGCCGCGAATCGAGAAAGGCGCGCGTCTCTGCGCTGACGGGCGGATGGGTGGCTTCGGACATGATGGGCCGCTCCTGTTGGCTGACTATCGCTCGTATCGTCGGCGCCCGCGCGATCCGCCGCCCCGCGCGACACTATCCGCCCTGCGAACAATCGCTCGCCTATTATGGCGTCCGCCGCTTGATTCCAATCTGCTGCACCGCAAAAGGAACCCCTATGCAGCACAGCCCGGCCACCGGCCAACCCGTCCCCTTCGCTACGAAGCTCTTCTACGGCGTCGGCCAGATGGGCGGGCAGGTGTTTCGCGACACCCCCGCCGTGCTGTTGCCGGTGTTCATGATCACGATGCTGGGCATCCCCGCCTGGCTGGCCGGGCTGGTGGTGCTGTTGCCAAAGCTGTGGGTGATCGTGTGCGACCCGCTGATGGGCAATCTGTCCGACCGAGTCGAGCCGCGCCGGGGGCGTGCGCCGTTCCTGCTCGCAGGGGCGCTGGCCGCTTCGCTCGGCTTCGCGCTGTTGTTCGCCTATACCGAATATTCCTCGCCCAATGTCGCGGCGGCGGTGATCTGCCTGGTGTTCCTGCTCGCATCGACCGGGTTCAGCGCGTTTTCCGTCCCCTATCTCGCGCTTGCCGCCGAATTGTCGGAGGATGCGAACGAGCGGACGCGCATCCTGGTCTATCGCATGGTCTTCACGATCGCAGGCGTCCTGCTCGGCGTCGGCGTCGCGCAGCCGCTCGTATTCTGGATGGGCGGGGGCGAGACCGGATGGCGCGGCATGGGGCTGATCCTCGGGGCGATCCTGTGCGTCTCGATGGCCGCCACCGCGCTGGGCTTCTGGCGGTTCCGCGCCAGCACGGTCACCGCTGGCCCGATCAGCCTGCTCGCCCAGATGCGGATCGCCGCGCGCAACCGCCCGTTCCGCCTGCTCACCGGCATGCAATTCGTCCTGACACTGGCGCAGGCATGCGGCTATTCGGTGGTCGGGCTGGTGTTCCTCTATCCGATCGGCAACATCACGCTGCTGCCGGCATTCATCATCGCGATGAGCGTGTCGGGGCTGCTCAGCCAGCCGCTATGGATGAAGACCTCCGCCCGCTACGGCAAGCTGCCGATGTTCGTGGTGGCGACGCTGGGTTGGACCCTGGTCACCTTTAGCTGGTATCTGGTCGGCAGCGCCGGGACCGATACCGTCACGGTGCCGCTGATGGGCGCGATGCCGGTCGAAGAAATGCTGGTGCTGGTGCGCGGGCTGGTGATCGGGGTGTTCAACTCGGGCTTCGTACTGCTCGCCATCTCGATGCTGACCGACACGATCAACCATGGCCGCGAGAATGAGGCGACACCGGCCGACGGTGCGCTGGCGGGTATCTTCACCGCGACCGAGAAGCTGGCCTTCGCGGTCGGCCCGGCGCTGGGCGGCGTGCTGCTCAGCGCGATGGGGCTGCAATCCTCCACGCACGGCGCGATCGTCCAGAGCCCGGAGGCGATCCGCGCGATCCTGCTGCTCTATTCGCTGGTCCCCGGCGGCTTCGCGCTGCTGTCGCTGCTGTTCCTGCGCAACTATCGCCGCAGCTTCGGGCGGTAGCGGGCAGTTCCCCCGCGAAGGCGCAGGGGTGGCATGGGGCAACCATAGACGCTGTCATCCCAGCGCAGGCTGGGATCCATTTATCAGCTCCGCTGGACAGTAAAGCGCAGACGGAGCACCGAATGGATCCTGACTTTCGTCAGGATGACGGTGTTCTCTCATTTGCGATTCCCCTGCATGAAAGCGGGAGCCCAGGGTCGCAGGCACACCGCCCGTAACCCTGGATTCCAGCCTTCGCAGGAAAGCGATTTTCAGACCGGACGCACGCTTACCGCACGTCCAGCCCATCACCTCAGTCGCGCGCCCATTGCTTCTCGAACGCCCAGACATCGTCGAAGCCGATCAGCGAGCAGAACTGCTTGAAATCGAACATCGGGATTCCCTCGGGCTGGGGGTGGCCCTCGGTCTTCATCCGGCGCAGCGCGGTTTCGATCGCGGCGGCGGAGATCAGGCTGGTCATCGACGGGAAGATCGCAAAGGCATAGCCGATCTCCTCCATCTCCGCCGCGCTCAGCATCGGCGTGACGCCGCCATTGGCCATATTGGCCATGCACGGCGCCTCGATCGCCTCGCAGGCAATCCGCATTTCCTCCACGCTGTGCAATGCCTCGGGGAAGATCACATCGGCCCCCGCCGCGCGATAGGCGTGGCAGCGCGCAAGCATCGCGTCGAACCCCTCGCCCGCGCGGGCATCGGTGCGCGCCAGGATCAGCGTGTCGGGCTCGCGCCGCGCGGCGCAGGCGACCTTGATCTTCTCGACCATGTCGTCGGTCGAAATCACTCGCTTGAACGGCGTGTGGCCGCATTTCTTGGGGAATTCCTGATCCTCGATCTGGATCGCGGTGACCCCCGCTTCCTCATAGCCGCGTACGGTGTGGTGGACGTTGAGCAGCCCGCCATAGCCGGTATCGGCGTCCGCGATCACCGCGCCGTCCGAACTGCGCACCAACGTCGCCATCCGGTCCAGCATCTGGGTGAAGGTCGCGATCCCCGCATCGGGCAGGCCATAGGCAGAGGCAGTCATCCAATAGCCGGTGCCATAGACGATATCGACGCCGACATGGTTGGCGATCGCGGCGGTGATCATGTCCTGAATGCCCGGCGCGACGAAGAAGGTGCCGCTTTCCAGCTTCTGGCGGACGATCGGATTAGCCATGGTTCGGTTCCTGTGTGTCGGCGGTCCACAGCCAGGGCTGG from Sphingomonas hengshuiensis encodes the following:
- a CDS encoding MFS transporter; its protein translation is MQHSPATGQPVPFATKLFYGVGQMGGQVFRDTPAVLLPVFMITMLGIPAWLAGLVVLLPKLWVIVCDPLMGNLSDRVEPRRGRAPFLLAGALAASLGFALLFAYTEYSSPNVAAAVICLVFLLASTGFSAFSVPYLALAAELSEDANERTRILVYRMVFTIAGVLLGVGVAQPLVFWMGGGETGWRGMGLILGAILCVSMAATALGFWRFRASTVTAGPISLLAQMRIAARNRPFRLLTGMQFVLTLAQACGYSVVGLVFLYPIGNITLLPAFIIAMSVSGLLSQPLWMKTSARYGKLPMFVVATLGWTLVTFSWYLVGSAGTDTVTVPLMGAMPVEEMLVLVRGLVIGVFNSGFVLLAISMLTDTINHGRENEATPADGALAGIFTATEKLAFAVGPALGGVLLSAMGLQSSTHGAIVQSPEAIRAILLLYSLVPGGFALLSLLFLRNYRRSFGR
- a CDS encoding IclR family transcriptional regulator domain-containing protein translates to MSRGIAVLQAINRGQSLSMMEIARTSEVPYPTACRIVQTLLHEGLIEREPSRKRYRPTALTQTLAHGFQGHAHLVKTARAHLVDLTRSMGWPVSISTHVGNSMVIRDSTHALTALTFSNYYPGYALPVLECASGLVYLSHMPGEERASILHTLKLMDRDRSRHIIHLLEHEGLAEQIRSQGYATRGNNQFTHNPGKTSSIAVPLFDEGRVAGALTLAFFAAATKMDNAVQQFVEPLRAAARAISDDLARLDKAA
- a CDS encoding aldehyde dehydrogenase family protein, with the translated sequence MSEATHPPVSAETRAFLDSRLDLLIGGTARAAEDGATLATHDPATGALLADVAMGGARDVDLAVTAARRAFEGPWSRLSGFERARLLRRLALLVEANAVVLAELDVLDNGMPRFIADLTVRNAVEMFDYYAGWAERIEGITTEPPAHVRAMGEALTYTTREAIGVVGQIVPWNVPLSMACLKLAPALAAGCTVVLKPAEETPLSALLLGRLVLEAGFPEGVVNIVNGDGAVAGAALVTHPDVDKIAFTGSTEVGKIIIRAAADTLKKLSLELGGKSPVVVFDDADMDLAIPGVAMATFFLQGQNCMAGTRIFVHERIHDRFVAGLADFVGGMAMGHGMDPATQVGPLISAKQRARVEAFIDEAPGEGATLVAGGTRVEGPGHFVAPTIFTDTTPAMRVVREEVFGPVMAIQRFGTDDLDAIARQANDSVFGLSGSVWTRDLSTAHRMASRIRSGHVSVNCHGAVGSNIPFGGFKQSGWGREFGREGLDLYLETKAITVKL
- a CDS encoding alpha/beta fold hydrolase, producing the protein MPLPRRGYADGPFGQIHYRRLGSGAPIVLLHQAPMTSNQFDFVYPELAARGFEAIGIDMPGFGMSDEVGGAPTVEDYAAVVPAVLDALGIATATVGGHHTGALVSAEAAVRFPDRVRAVVLNGPALFDDADRAGFQTGLHQRELGLVPAPGAAHMVDIFNTRDRLAAGTVSVDRLSEYVVQALVGQSPYWHGHHAAFHYRMEPTLLAIRQPTLILTNTGDMIHDHAHRARALRPDFAWHSLEGGGIDIVDQQPAAWADAVAAFLASVP
- a CDS encoding isocitrate lyase/PEP mutase family protein, with translation MANPIVRQKLESGTFFVAPGIQDMITAAIANHVGVDIVYGTGYWMTASAYGLPDAGIATFTQMLDRMATLVRSSDGAVIADADTGYGGLLNVHHTVRGYEEAGVTAIQIEDQEFPKKCGHTPFKRVISTDDMVEKIKVACAARREPDTLILARTDARAGEGFDAMLARCHAYRAAGADVIFPEALHSVEEMRIACEAIEAPCMANMANGGVTPMLSAAEMEEIGYAFAIFPSMTSLISAAAIETALRRMKTEGHPQPEGIPMFDFKQFCSLIGFDDVWAFEKQWARD
- a CDS encoding DUF1330 domain-containing protein; protein product: MAAYLVATVTITDPAPFAEYARGIAGLAERFGGEAVVKGIVTDFVEGSGDPQERVVVTRFPDMASARGYLDSPEYGAAKAHREGAATATIRLIDAPA
- a CDS encoding isochorismatase family protein, producing the protein MATIGTKMVENDLTARQIFEQVMADPARPRFGFGNKLAVINIDFQNAYTRIDEFPTAFEADPRQIEYVNRISGLARDRGMPVIWTHVAYMGNAADAGIWKERTTTPESVQNIRYGSRRHDFDERCEIDPSSDVIYDKRMPSAFFETPLPSLLVRHQVDTVVITGGSTSGCIRATAVDSLSRGYRTIVPIETCADRHASFHYANLTDLQLKYADVESVQVVIDWLSQS